One genomic window of Cyanobacteria bacterium GSL.Bin1 includes the following:
- a CDS encoding type II toxin-antitoxin system RelB/DinJ family antitoxin, with protein sequence MKTQTTKVQARMSPNLKARAEEIFSELGITSTEAIRMFYQQVILRRGLPFAVEIPNETTLAAITEAENPERLETVDDIDVFLESL encoded by the coding sequence ATGAAAACTCAAACAACAAAAGTTCAAGCAAGAATGAGCCCAAACCTCAAAGCAAGGGCAGAGGAGATTTTTTCTGAGTTGGGGATTACGTCAACCGAGGCGATCCGTATGTTCTATCAACAGGTGATACTCCGTCGAGGTTTGCCTTTTGCAGTGGAAATTCCAAATGAGACCACCTTGGCTGCGATCACAGAGGCAGAAAATCCTGAGCGCTTGGAGACTGTTGATGATATTGACGTTTTTTTGGAAAGCCTTTAG